The following DNA comes from Suncus etruscus isolate mSunEtr1 chromosome 12, mSunEtr1.pri.cur, whole genome shotgun sequence.
ACAGGCCCGAGTGCGTCTGAAGGGCGGCGCACACCCCGGAGAGGGTCGCGTGGAAGTCCTGAAGGCTGGCCAGTGGGGCACTGTGTGTGACCGCAAATGGGACCTACAGGCAGCCAGCGTGGTGTGCCGGGAGCTGGGCTTTGGAAGCGCCCGTGAGGCCCTTAGTGGAGCCCGCATGGGGCAGGGTGAGCAGGACACTGGGGGGAGACGGGTGGGGAGGGGAGACAGGTACCAAGGCCCCTGCATCCTGACCTGGGCCGACCCCTGCTGCAGGCATGGGCGCCGTCCACCTGAGTGATATCCACTGTTCGGGCCTGGAGGCCTCGCTCTGGAAGTGTGAGCATAAAAACATCACAGCTGACGACTGTCCCCACAGCCAGGACGCAGCACTCCGCTGCCACCTGCCCTACACCGGGGTGGAGACCAAGGTGGGCTTGATGCACTCCGTCTTCAGGCTCTGGCACACCCCGGGATAGAGATCTCCAAGTGCCCCAGGCCCCTGCTGCCTGCCAGGCCTGCCCTTCTGTGCCCCTGAACCGCAGCCTCTAGTGACCCAGACTCAACCGCCCAAAATGCCATGCCTATGTTCTCTCCTGCAGATCCGACTCAGCGGGGGCCGCAGCCGCTACGAGGGCCGAGTGGAAGTCCAAGTGGGGAGCCCTGGATCCCTTCGCTGGGGCCTCATCTGTGGAGATGACTGGGGGACGCTGGAGGCCATGGTGGCCTGCCGGCAGCTAGGGCTGGGTTATGCCAACCACGGCCTCCAGGTCAGGAGCCCAGGGTGGGGGGAGGCCGGGCAGGGGCTGGTGCGGCCCAGGGGTGGCACCTCACTGACACTGGCCCGCCCTCCAGGAGACCTGGTATTGGGACTCGGGGAACATCACCGATGTGGTCATGAGTGGCGTGCGCTGCTCAGGTGCTGAGCTGTCCCTGGACCAATGTGCTCACCATGGCGCCCTCACAGCCTGCAAGAAGTCTGGGACCCGCTTCACTGCAGGAGTCATTTGCTCTGAGAGTAAGCTGTCATTTGCTCTGTGAGCGGAGACCTTGGCCAGGGAGTGGTACTGGTGTGGAATCTCCACAGAAGGCACATCTGGGCTGGGCCTGCTAACCCTGGGCTtctctcccaccaccacccccacccccagcggCTTCAGACCTGCTGCTGCACTCAGCGCTGGTGCAGGAAACGGCCTACATCGAGGACCGGCCTCTGCACATGCTCTACTGTGCAGCCGAAGAGAACTGCCTGGCCAGCTCGGCCCGCCTAGCCAACTGGCCCTATGGCCACCGGCGGCTACTACGCTTCTCCTCCCAGATCCACAACCTGGGGCGAGCCGACTTCAGGCCCAAGGCAGGGCGCCACTCCTGGGTGTGGCACGAGTGTCACGGGTGAGAGGGCTGTGAGGGGAAGGGCAGCTCCAGATGGTGCAGGCCTGCAGGGAGCTGGCCAGAAAATGGGGGCGCACCCTGTCCCCCGCAGGCACTACCACAGCATGGACATCTTCACCCACTATGACATCCTGACCCCCAATGGAACTAAGGTGGCCGAGGGCCACAAGGCCAGCTTCTGCCTGGAAGACACCGAGTGTCAGGAGGGTGAGTGGGGCCGGGACAGCCCcgacacccccaccccccatcggCCTCCCCTCCTGCTGACCAGCACCAACCCCCTCAGATGTCTCCAAGCGGTATGAGTGCGCCAACTTTGGAGAGCAGGGGATTACTGTGGGCTGCTGGGACCTGTACCGCCATGACATCGACTGCCAGTGGATCGACATCACAGACGTGAAGCCAGGAAACTACATCCTGCAGGTGTGCATGGGGGGAGGAGGGCCAGACCCCAGGGTGAAGCCTTGCAGCACAGCAGAGCCCAGTGGCCTCCCCTTCTCCTTCACAGGTGGTCATCAACCCCAACTTCGAAGTGGCAGAGAGTGACTTCACTAATAACGCCATGAAGTGTAACTGCAAATATGACGGACACCGCATCTGGGTGCACAATTGTCACATAGGTATTTGCCAATAGCAGCCCAGAGCCAGTAGGAGAACTagggggtgtgtggggggggggtggaggcaGGCTCCATTCTCTTCTTCCTTGCAGTGTCTCCTCTTCAGACTCTCACTCTTCTCCCCTCTGTGCTGCCCACACCAGTCACCTCAGTGCCCCTTCCCCCTGCAGGCGATGCCTTCAGCGAAGAGGCCAACAGGAGGTTTGAGCGCTATCCCGGGCAGACCAGCAACCAGATCGTCTGAGGGGCTGCAACCCTCTTCCGCCAGCCCCCACCAGCTCCTCCAGGCAGGGGTCTGTGGCTACCTCAGGAGCTTCCCTAGGCCGTGGAACTGTTGAGCAGAAGTGACTGGTCTCCTGGGCCATCTGACCAGGCCATACAAGGCCAAGCCGAACAGAACACCAAGTTGGACAGTGGACAGTGGCTCCTGGCTAGAGCAGGGATGTGGGCCTGATCAGCTCCAGTATCCCCCTCAATTCAAGGGGTACAGCTTTACCTCCAGGCTGCCAGTGGGGAAAAGGGCTGCACTACCcgtccccacacacacaccctctatCTGGCCCGTTCTTGACTTTCACATGTTGCtaggtataattttattttatataaaaagtgttCTTGCCTTCCTTTCTTCAGAGCCCAAGAATTGGTGCTGGTGGTCGCAGGGACCTGCCCCAACTGCTTCCCTGCAGCTTCTGTCCAGGTGCCCCGAGTGCTGGGCGGGAAAGAACACAGGGTCCGAGCCTTGTCACTCCGTGACCTCAGGAGTCACGTACAATGTCAATGTTTCCGGTCCCCGCCGGATCCGAACCGCCAACTGGGACTGGGTCCGCACAGCTTCATAGATGTCTTCAGCACTTTTCACCAGCTGCTCCCCAATGGCCAGGATGACATCGCCTGGCCGAAGCCCAGCCCTGTGTGGAGAGATAGGAAGCAGCTAGCAGCAAGGCAGAGGGGTGCACTCAGCACCGCCCCTTCTCCTGGGCCGCTGCTCACCGGTGTGCAGGGGAGTTGAGGATGACTTTGTGGATGAGGACGCCATGCTGGACATCAGGAAAACTGGGCTCCCGGAGCTGCAACTCGGCCAGAATGCTGCAAGCACAACACCCTGCTGGCCGCATGCTACACACCCATGCCAGCCACCCACAGGGCCCCCTTTTGTCTCTTGTTTTTACAAGGTGGAAGGTTAGATGGAGAAGCTGAacctcagagcttattccttactcctggctctgtgctgaggaatcttCCTGGCAGAGGCCAGAGGACTCTATGAGGATGTAGTGGCAGGGATTGTCCCTATGCAGCAGGACAGGAACCCTAACCAGCTCTGTTGTCTCTCTAGGCCCTGATCAGAGCGCACATTAGATATCCCAGACACAAAGGCAACTTATTTCCTCCTCCTTCAGCAGTTAGAAAGAGGCAGAGGTACATGGCTGGCAACTAATTCCAGATGCCATGCAATGTGAGCTAATAGCACCTAGCATCATTCTAAAGTCCTGAGAAGTTTTAAGGAGGGAGTACACTAGAGCAATaaacagtacaacaggtagggcagtcaactctggttcaatccctggcattccaaatggcccCCAGGGCTCTGTGGCCCCCAaggctgatccctgagcacagaactaggagtaggccccagcattgccaagtgtagaccaaaaaagcaaacaaatgccctaagaacaccagagagatgatacagtggatagggtgcttagcTGATCCAGTTATTTCTCTCCCAGCACCaaatatagtccctgagccccaccaggagtgatccctgagtggaaagccaggaggaagccttgagcaaGACCATGTGTGACCCCGaaacaaataaaaccagaaaatttgATTTGCTGAAACAAAATATGGAGAAAGGTTTGAAAGGCTATATATGAGTCACACAGAAAATTGCCTTAAACATAAGGTAAATGGATTATATGTCTTGGGGTTTGTTTTGTGGCTTTCTTGAAggtccacacccagaaatgctcaagggttattctggctctgcactcagtcatcagtcttggcagtgctaggaagaccatatgagatgccaatgaTTCCAAATCGGCCTCTTGCAAGGGAAACATGAATGCTGTTTTAAGTCATAGCAAGTAGCAGGGTGAAATTGGTAGTATGGGGGTGCAAAGTGAAGTGAGGTGAGAAAGCTCAATTATGACAAGCTAGTTCATTTGCCTCAAGCGCCAAGTGTGAGGAGATTCACCCTAGATAAGTACCGAAGGTGCCCAAGGAAATTAGTTTCCGACACCTGTCACCAGGGTGGTCTGCATGACATGACCCCCAATGCATACCTGGGAGTCAGCGTCAGCATCATCACCCCAATGTAGCGGCGCTGGGACCCACTGATTCCAAACCAGTTGCCTGGGACAGAGGGACAAAGGAGCCTGTGGGCTGCATCCCCCACCCGTTCCCCTCACCTCCGCC
Coding sequences within:
- the LOXL3 gene encoding lysyl oxidase homolog 3, translated to MGSFGSLLSTVGFLCHASPVFPAMQPSSIWQRRSPLGLQLCLLFSACLASPTPSTAPEKRAGSQGLRFRLAGFPRKPFEGRVEIQRAGEWGTICDDDFTLQSAHVLCRELGFTEATGWTHSAKYGPGTGRIWLDNLSCRGTEQSVTECASRGWGNSDCTHDEDAGVICKEERLPGFSDSNVIEVEQQLQVAEVRLRAAVARGRRPLPVTEGLVEVRLPDGWAQVCDRGWSAHNSHVVCGTLGFPREKRLNAAFYRLLAQRQQHSFGLHGVACVGTEAHLSQCSLEFYRANDTARCPGGAPVVVSCVPGPLYAVTSGQKKPQQAKPQGEARVRLKGGAHPGEGRVEVLKAGQWGTVCDRKWDLQAASVVCRELGFGSAREALSGARMGQGMGAVHLSDIHCSGLEASLWKCEHKNITADDCPHSQDAALRCHLPYTGVETKIRLSGGRSRYEGRVEVQVGSPGSLRWGLICGDDWGTLEAMVACRQLGLGYANHGLQETWYWDSGNITDVVMSGVRCSGAELSLDQCAHHGALTACKKSGTRFTAGVICSETASDLLLHSALVQETAYIEDRPLHMLYCAAEENCLASSARLANWPYGHRRLLRFSSQIHNLGRADFRPKAGRHSWVWHECHGHYHSMDIFTHYDILTPNGTKVAEGHKASFCLEDTECQEDVSKRYECANFGEQGITVGCWDLYRHDIDCQWIDITDVKPGNYILQVVINPNFEVAESDFTNNAMKCNCKYDGHRIWVHNCHIGDAFSEEANRRFERYPGQTSNQIV